The window AGTGAAAGGAATGAAAGAATGTAAATTTAACACCGTGATGTTACCCCTTGCCAGTAGGGGGTTAGGTACTGGCTGAGGGACATAATAAATTCTCTGCGTGGCCTGCAGGAATGCTTATTTCGCCTGGCCAGCGATGGAGAGATTTTACCTCGCCTAGGCAATGATAGAGATGATTTTACCTTGCCTAACCAACGACGGAGATATTTTACCTCCTCTAGCCAACGATGGAGAGATTTTACCTTGCCTAGCCAGCGGAGGAGAtgttttaccacacttttgatTTCTCACAAAGATGATCAGACCAAGAAAAGTTGTTATAATTTGAGATTAAATTATCTGAAATGTTATAATTTGTTTATATTACATGTTTCTTATAATTGTCTATGCATGGTAGGTTTAGTTTCCTGTTTATTGTTGTAACTTCATTTGTACTCATTGAGCTTACAAGCTCACCCCACTTTTTTTTGTGACCATAGCTCTGGCATACTACTTGTCATTATGCCAAAGGGGCTCCTGGCTATAAGGGTTGAGGATAACCATATTGGAAAATTTTGGTAGTTCTTTTGCTAGTATGTATGTTGAGGTTTTTTTGGGTGCACATAATGTAAATTTTTATAAGTGTTGGATGCATTTTGTGTATATAGGGCCCTAGCATGAAAAAAATTTATCCTTTTATGAACTTATAATATTAGggaaaattctaaaaaaaaccctataGTTTGAAAAAATTAGGCCCACATCCCTTTAAAAATTACATCCACATTCCCTCTGGAGGGAGGTAGGCCTAATTTTTTAAActacaaggttttttttttgtaattttccctcaaTATTATGTGTTAAATGCCACCATATGTGACTCGGGCTTCAATTGTTAAGTAGAAATTTTTTTATCTAGTAAATCGCACTTGTGAGGTGGGACCTAGTACCATATATGAGTATGGGACATTTcaggtggtatcagagcgacATTACGTTCTAGAATAGAAACTAGTGTGTAGTGGCATAGGAAAGAACAAGGAATAAATGAACTCAAGGAAAATGATTATAAATGATAAAAAGATTCACTCATGTGCCATAAATGCCAAAGATGATAGAACTGAACTGAACTGAACTAAACAAAAGTATAAGATCTAAGAACATAAATCATTTGCACACACAAGCATAAGCTATTTGACATTGAGAAGAAATTTTCTTAAAATAAGCATGATTAATATTTAATGAAAGTTTATCCTTAAAAGAATCATTGTACTCAAGGTTTTGCGTATCTCTTTTTGGTTTTACCATGATCATCATGCCACCGCGTACCAAAGGTGGAATTTTTCAATTTAGATCATCTAGGGGTAGAGCAGGCCTATCACATCAACCCCAGGGTACTCCATCTTAGCCGCAGGGTGCCTCATCTCAACTTCAGGGTGCCCCACTTCAGACCCAAGGAGGCCCTAGTGCACCTCCATCTATTATTGGATGGTATCAGAGGGATTTCTCAGGTACCTTAGGAACCGTAGATGGGATTTTGTAGCTAGTAGGCCGAGGTCCCAATAGTGAGACAGCTAGGGCCATGGAGTAGTTTAGAAAGATGAAGCCCCTACTATTTAAGGGGATAGGACCGGACCCATTATAGGCTACAGTGTGGGTCAGAGAGATaaagaaaacttttgccttgTAGGAAACTCCAACCTGTTTGATGATGGCTTTAGCTACCTAAAAGTTATAGGATAAGGTGGATCATCGGTGGTAGACCACCAAGCAGATTTCAGAGGGTGGACAAAATCCTTTGACTTGGACTCATTTGTCGAGGCCTTCTACTAGAAGTATTTTTCCATTAGTttgaggaagaggaaggcaaTAGAATTCCTCCAATTGACAGGTGTCATGAACCCTAGTTGAATATGAGTGGAAATTTGAGTTGTCTAGGTTTGGTACTCACCTAGTGGACACCGACGAGAAGAAGGCTCGTCAGTTTGAGCAAGGCTTCAGGCCACAGATTAGGGGTCTTGTGTCGGCCTTCCGATTGGGTACCTATGTAGAGGTGCTTGAGAGAGCATATGTTGAAACGCAATCGCATAAGATGGCCAAATATGGGATCGAAGAAAGCAACAAGCAAGACAATCGGAAACACAAATAGATTTATGTGGTTTGGTTTCGCGAGAAACCTATGTCCATGGGAAGAGCAGCGACAAACTTTTCACTAAACAAAACGAAGATACAAGTTATTTCGTCTTACCATAGAATGAGATAAAGTGCCTTATATATAtggctataaaaaaaaatttctcggGGGCGTAGTCCTCGAACCCCCCAAAGAGATTTGTTCGCTTGCTACGGGTTAGGCCTATTGGCTCAACCCTCCGCATTATGAACTAAATatcaactttttctccctttgaGTCTCACCCAAAATATGTCAGGTTAGGTCGGATCCGCATCGTACTCGGGtccttggaatacaagacatactcaacaGCATAGATCATTGAGGAGAACAATAGTGTTACCCCTAGAGCAGTAGTAGAGATCTTGGGAAGAGGCCCATGTCCAACTAAGGTTTCAGGCAAGGGGGTCAGCAGAAGCAACAAAAGTCCCAGTAGGAGTAGAGGGCCCCACCTAGGTTCCAGAGATGTGGTAGACCTCACTGGGGGGGGGAGTGCTTGGTGGGTATTGATGCTTGTTACAGATGTGGGAGAGGTGATCACATAGCTAGGGGCTGCCCTAGTTTGACAGCACTAGCTAGACCATAGACCCAGACGTAGCAGGGTGGTCAGACCCTTCAGGGCTCCTGGGGACAGCCAGGTCAGCAACATAAACAACATCCATGTCAGGGTCAGCAACATGGACAACATCAAGGTCAGCAGCAGGAACAACGTCAGGGTCAGGAGCCTCCAAGAGTTGATGATAGTCATTGTTAAAGGAAGAATTTCACTACATTCTTCTCCATCAAAGCGTTGTTTGGAGATTGTTTCCTACCTTTATGAGTTCAGTGTCAGGAGCCTCCAAGAGTTGATGATAGTCATTGTTAAAGGAAGAATTTCACTACATTCTTCTCCATCAAAGCATTGTTTGGAGATTGTTTCCTACCTTTATGAGTTCAGTGTTCAGCTGTTGTGAATTGTTTGAGGTGCTTCGTTTGCGGCACTAAATCTGTATTGAGTTATTCTTTTAAATACCCCTATACTGCGTGAGGATCAATCAATTATTCATATCAGATCAGAGATGCGGAAATGTTTCATTTTGATACCAGTTTttagaagaaagaaatggaaCTGCCTTACTCGAAATCTATTAAAtttgctatttttcttctttatactGAGGGTAAacccagaaaaatacagaaCAACGAAAAACAATTTCATTCCTTCACCGGCTCCAAAGCTGTGAAAAGTTCCTTCTCAGCCTCGGGACCCGTGGCACACTTGAAAAGCAAAATTGCAAGGCTACCGATGCAGAAGTGAATGAAGCAGCCACAGACATGAATCAAGAATGAACCAAAACCTATTCCCACGATGCATTGCCACCCAAGTCCATGAAGCCTGTCGAACTCCTACATGAAATGCGAAATCCAAATCAACAAAAGAAAggtgttttaaggttttgggGGAGGACTTTTTTAGATCCCTGAGTGTTTAATTGGTAACTCACCTGCTTAATGAAGCGAGCAATCTGGGTGGAATCTGTGATATCAAAGACATCGAGTGCTTTGGCGGCAAGATAGAGTGCTTCATCTTGCATGGTTTGAAGCATGTTAGTGTCGCTAATGACTGCCTTGCCTTCTAATATGGCGAGGGTGTTGCAAGGGATCGTATAAAATGGTCGGGGAAGAGGGGAAGAACAACCTTGTTAGACGAGGGGACGAACGACCTTGTAGACGCAAAAGCTAGCTAGAGAGAGAAGATCATGAATGCGAGCTTTCTTTACTTAgtgggagtgaagttcgagatgtACTTGGGGGATTATATTGAGGTGGAAACGTACTGAGTTAGGGGTGGGTGTTGGTGGGCAGCCACGTAAGCCA is drawn from Telopea speciosissima isolate NSW1024214 ecotype Mountain lineage chromosome 1, Tspe_v1, whole genome shotgun sequence and contains these coding sequences:
- the LOC122645918 gene encoding dynein light chain 1, cytoplasmic-like, whose translation is MLQTMQDEALYLAAKALDVFDITDSTQIARFIKQEFDRLHGLGWQCIVGIGFGSFLIHVCGCFIHFCIGSLAILLFKCATGPEAEKELFTALEPVKE